The following are encoded in a window of Lichenicola cladoniae genomic DNA:
- a CDS encoding DUF421 domain-containing protein, which produces MNVVLRAAAAYWILLFVIRLLGRRTSSQLAPFDLVVLFLVAGTTISGVLGDERSLTAAVSAMVTFGLMHRLVAWLKARFPTFGRIVDGTPVILYEGGAFQEQRMRRLNIQTEDVMYAARQRGLRELAQVHYAIAERDGRISIIVKE; this is translated from the coding sequence ATGAACGTCGTCCTGCGTGCCGCGGCCGCCTACTGGATCCTGCTGTTCGTGATCCGGCTGCTCGGCAGGCGTACGTCCAGCCAGCTAGCGCCGTTCGACCTGGTTGTGCTGTTCCTGGTCGCCGGCACCACCATCTCCGGCGTTCTCGGCGACGAGCGCTCGCTGACCGCCGCGGTCAGCGCGATGGTGACGTTCGGACTGATGCACCGGCTGGTCGCCTGGCTCAAGGCGCGGTTTCCGACCTTCGGTCGGATCGTCGATGGCACCCCGGTCATTCTCTACGAGGGTGGGGCATTCCAGGAACAACGCATGCGCCGGCTGAACATCCAGACCGAGGACGTGATGTACGCCGCCCGCCAGCGCGGGCTGCGCGAACTCGCGCAGGTTCATTACGCGATCGCCGAGCGTGACGGCCGGATCTCGATCATCGTGAAGGAGTAG
- a CDS encoding molybdopterin-dependent oxidoreductase — translation MKLTVDGAERELDPRPGQCLRTALREDGHFGVKKGCDTGDCGACTVLLDDVPVHSCLVPAFRAEGRSVTTVHGLASPDRLHPVQQAFLDHTAFQCGFCTPGLLVTAASLDQAQRQDLPRALKGNICRCTGYGPIADAIRSLDDPGLTPIARDARSPLAPAAHAIIGGKAAYTLDVPTAGVLHLKLLRSPHPHARIVSIDTSAARAIPGVQLVLTHADAPAQLFSTARHDRFEDSPLDTAILDRVVRHVGQRVAAVVADSVAVAEQGCAALRVEYELLVPVPTPEAALAPGAPVIHDKDPATSGIERPDRNIVASVHDEIGDVAAAFAGADIVREGEYFTQRMQHGHLETHASLAWVDEDGILVVRTSSQVPFLTRNALVRVLGLPADRVRVFCERVGGGFGGKQEMLTEDIAALAALRTGRPVMIEFTREEQFMGATCRHPMRVRTRVGAKRDGTLTAISLDILSDTGAYGNFGPAVMFHATNESIALYRCANKKVDATVVYTTTPPAGAFRGFGLGQAIFALEQTIDEVAAGLGIDPVSFREHNVIRPGDAMVSTSLALHDVEYGSYGLDQCLAHVREALSNNEVPGEIIGDPDWCIGTGVAASMIDSAPPMGHFGEARISLTADGYELIVGTAEFGNGSTTTHAQIAAARLGTGVDRIRIRQSDTALLGHDTGAFGSTGTAIAGLATQRAADALAAAMREAAAALTGTPAGEWEVGRDHVVRGRQRLALHALAPLSAQGLSTGTPRTVCFNVHGFRVAVHRPTGLLRILQSVQAADAGHVINPVQCRGQVEGGVAQGIGSALFEWIRLDETGAVTNPAFRSYHMPRLADLPRTTVFFADTHDRLGPLGAKSMSESPFNPVPAALANALANATGHRFRRTPFTRDRIWRALNPPAGDPDMSSVQRAEAAATMLGEKKPGSNVAGTSARSSG, via the coding sequence ATGAAGCTGACGGTGGATGGCGCCGAACGCGAGCTGGACCCGCGTCCCGGCCAGTGCCTGCGCACCGCATTGCGCGAGGACGGACATTTCGGCGTCAAGAAAGGCTGCGATACCGGCGATTGCGGTGCCTGCACGGTGCTGCTCGACGACGTCCCGGTGCATTCCTGCCTGGTGCCGGCATTCCGCGCCGAAGGCCGGAGCGTCACCACTGTGCATGGCCTGGCCAGCCCGGACCGGCTGCATCCGGTGCAGCAGGCCTTCCTCGACCACACCGCGTTCCAGTGCGGCTTCTGCACGCCCGGCCTGCTGGTCACCGCCGCCAGCCTGGACCAGGCCCAACGCCAGGACCTGCCGCGCGCGCTCAAGGGCAACATCTGCCGCTGCACCGGCTACGGCCCGATCGCCGACGCGATCCGCAGCCTCGACGATCCCGGCCTGACGCCGATCGCCCGCGATGCGCGCAGTCCGCTGGCACCGGCGGCGCATGCCATCATCGGCGGCAAGGCAGCCTATACGCTGGATGTGCCGACAGCAGGGGTGCTGCACCTCAAGCTGCTGCGCTCGCCGCATCCGCATGCGCGGATCGTATCGATCGACACGTCCGCAGCACGCGCAATACCAGGCGTGCAGCTGGTGCTGACCCATGCGGACGCGCCGGCGCAGTTGTTCTCCACCGCACGACATGACCGTTTCGAGGACAGCCCGCTCGACACCGCCATTCTTGACCGGGTGGTGCGGCATGTCGGCCAGCGCGTCGCGGCCGTGGTCGCCGACAGCGTCGCCGTCGCGGAACAGGGTTGTGCCGCGTTGCGCGTGGAGTACGAGCTGCTGGTCCCGGTGCCGACGCCGGAAGCAGCACTCGCGCCCGGTGCGCCGGTCATCCACGACAAGGACCCGGCGACATCGGGAATCGAGCGTCCCGACCGCAACATCGTCGCATCGGTGCATGACGAGATCGGCGATGTCGCGGCGGCCTTCGCCGGAGCCGACATCGTGCGCGAGGGCGAATATTTTACCCAGCGCATGCAGCACGGACATCTGGAAACCCATGCCTCGCTGGCCTGGGTCGACGAGGACGGCATCTTGGTGGTGCGGACCAGCAGCCAGGTGCCGTTCCTGACCCGCAATGCACTGGTCCGCGTGCTCGGATTGCCGGCCGATCGCGTCAGGGTGTTCTGCGAGCGGGTCGGTGGCGGGTTCGGCGGCAAGCAGGAAATGCTGACCGAGGATATCGCGGCGCTGGCGGCATTGCGCACCGGCCGACCGGTGATGATCGAGTTCACCCGGGAAGAACAGTTCATGGGTGCCACCTGCAGGCATCCGATGCGGGTGCGCACGCGCGTCGGCGCGAAACGGGACGGTACCCTCACCGCGATCAGCCTCGACATCCTGTCCGATACCGGCGCTTACGGGAATTTCGGTCCGGCGGTGATGTTCCACGCGACCAACGAGTCGATCGCGCTGTATCGCTGCGCGAACAAGAAGGTCGATGCCACCGTCGTCTACACCACGACGCCGCCGGCCGGGGCGTTCCGCGGTTTCGGGCTGGGCCAGGCGATCTTCGCGCTGGAGCAGACCATCGACGAGGTGGCGGCAGGCCTCGGCATCGATCCGGTCTCGTTCCGGGAACATAACGTCATCCGGCCGGGTGACGCGATGGTGTCCACCAGCCTGGCGCTGCACGATGTGGAATACGGCAGCTACGGGCTGGACCAGTGCCTGGCACATGTCCGCGAAGCGCTGTCGAACAATGAGGTGCCCGGGGAGATAATCGGCGATCCGGACTGGTGCATCGGCACCGGCGTCGCCGCCTCGATGATCGACAGTGCGCCGCCGATGGGGCATTTCGGCGAGGCGCGCATCAGCCTGACCGCGGACGGCTACGAACTCATCGTCGGCACCGCCGAATTCGGCAACGGCTCCACCACGACGCACGCGCAAATCGCCGCAGCCCGGCTCGGCACCGGCGTGGATCGCATCCGTATCCGGCAGTCGGACACCGCCCTGCTCGGCCATGATACCGGCGCCTTCGGCAGTACCGGCACCGCGATCGCCGGGCTCGCGACGCAGCGCGCCGCCGATGCGCTCGCCGCCGCGATGCGCGAGGCCGCAGCGGCGCTGACCGGAACACCGGCCGGCGAGTGGGAGGTCGGGCGCGACCATGTGGTGCGCGGCCGGCAGCGCCTGGCGCTGCACGCGCTGGCACCGCTGTCGGCACAGGGACTATCGACCGGCACCCCGCGAACGGTATGTTTCAACGTGCATGGGTTTCGCGTAGCGGTGCACCGCCCGACCGGGCTGCTGCGCATCCTGCAGAGCGTGCAGGCAGCCGATGCCGGCCACGTCATCAACCCGGTCCAGTGTCGCGGCCAGGTCGAGGGCGGTGTCGCGCAGGGGATCGGTAGCGCGCTGTTCGAGTGGATCCGGCTGGACGAGACCGGAGCGGTGACCAACCCGGCGTTCCGCAGCTACCACATGCCGCGACTGGCCGACCTGCCGCGCACGACGGTGTTCTTCGCGGACACGCATGACCGGCTCGGGCCGCTGGGCGCCAAGTCGATGAGCGAGAGCCCGTTCAACCCGGTGCCCGCGGCCCTCGCCAACGCGCTGGCCAATGCGACCGGCCACCGCTTCCGCCGGACCCCGTTCACCCGCGACCGGATCTGGCGGGCGCTGAACCCGCCAGCGGGCGATCCCGACATGTCTTCTGTTCAGCGGGCAGAGGCGGCGGCAACCATGTTGGGCGAGAAGAAGCCGGGGTCGAACGTGGCCGGCACCAGCGCACGCTCGTCCGGATGA
- the petA gene encoding ubiquinol-cytochrome c reductase iron-sulfur subunit has protein sequence MPSQDLPMHDEPGTNAAAEPVRRDFLTLLTVATAAVGACAFAWPFIDSLDGTGSGDAADAVVDIDLTHLAPGQQVETVWRGHPVFVVHRTQDALQALQTSELQRRLRDPVSAEHQQPDYAVNWHRSIVPEYGVMVGVCTHLGCIPRFRPTVDLAAPGGYACPCHGSRFDLAGRVFAGAPAPYNLPVPPHTLVTPTHLRIGVNPDGDHFDFDTIKQI, from the coding sequence ATGCCGTCGCAGGACCTTCCCATGCATGACGAGCCCGGCACGAATGCCGCCGCCGAGCCGGTCAGGCGCGATTTCCTGACCCTGCTGACCGTCGCCACCGCCGCCGTCGGCGCCTGCGCATTCGCCTGGCCGTTCATCGACAGCCTGGATGGTACCGGTTCGGGCGATGCGGCCGACGCCGTCGTCGACATCGACCTGACCCACCTCGCACCGGGGCAGCAGGTCGAGACGGTGTGGCGCGGCCATCCGGTCTTCGTCGTCCATCGCACGCAGGATGCTTTGCAGGCGCTGCAAACCTCGGAATTGCAGCGACGGCTGCGCGATCCGGTGTCGGCGGAGCACCAGCAGCCCGACTACGCGGTGAACTGGCATCGCTCGATCGTTCCGGAATATGGGGTGATGGTCGGCGTCTGCACCCATCTCGGCTGTATCCCGCGCTTCCGTCCGACCGTGGATCTGGCCGCACCGGGAGGCTACGCCTGCCCATGCCACGGATCGCGCTTCGACCTGGCTGGCCGCGTCTTCGCCGGCGCACCCGCTCCATACAACCTGCCGGTGCCACCACACACGCTGGTCACGCCGACGCACCTGCGCATTGGGGTGAACCCGGACGGAGACCACTTCGATTTCGATACGATCAAGCAGATCTGA
- a CDS encoding SDR family NAD(P)-dependent oxidoreductase, which yields MSPASLPYRTALIVGAGPGISASVARALASSGVTVGLAARDPGKLAALAAETGAERFAVDATDPDAVARLFDDVDRRIGQPDLVVYNASGRVRGAIADLDPGAVRDAIAVSAFGAFLVVQQAARRMVPHGHGAILLTGASASVKGFPLSSAFAMGKFALRGLAQSAARELAPKGIHVAHFIIDGSVRSDGRADPSANPDSTLDPDAIAESYLATLRQPRSAWSWEIELRPWTETF from the coding sequence GTGAGCCCGGCCTCACTGCCCTATCGGACGGCGTTGATCGTCGGCGCCGGCCCGGGAATCAGTGCCTCGGTCGCACGTGCGCTGGCATCGTCCGGGGTGACGGTCGGGCTAGCGGCACGCGATCCAGGCAAGCTGGCAGCGCTTGCAGCCGAGACCGGTGCCGAAAGGTTCGCGGTGGATGCGACCGATCCGGACGCGGTGGCCCGGCTGTTCGACGACGTTGACCGGCGGATCGGGCAGCCGGACCTGGTAGTCTACAATGCGAGCGGCCGCGTACGCGGCGCGATTGCCGATCTCGATCCAGGCGCAGTGCGTGACGCGATCGCGGTGTCGGCGTTCGGGGCGTTCCTGGTGGTGCAACAGGCCGCGCGTCGCATGGTGCCGCACGGGCACGGCGCGATCCTGCTCACCGGCGCCAGCGCCAGCGTCAAGGGCTTTCCGCTCTCGTCGGCATTCGCGATGGGCAAGTTCGCGTTGCGCGGGCTGGCCCAGAGTGCCGCGCGGGAGCTTGCGCCGAAGGGCATCCACGTCGCCCATTTCATTATCGATGGCAGCGTGCGCAGCGATGGTCGGGCCGATCCGTCCGCGAACCCCGACAGCACGCTCGATCCGGACGCGATCGCCGAGAGCTATCTCGCCACCCTGCGCCAGCCGCGCAGCGCCTGGAGCTGGGAGATCGAGCTCAGGCCCTGGACAGAGACTTTCTGA
- the rsmH gene encoding 16S rRNA (cytosine(1402)-N(4))-methyltransferase RsmH: MSPQTATGGPHASEPGHKPVMLGEVLAALRPADGATYLDGTFGGGGYARAILSHARCTLWAIDRDPQAIARGVAMAAQLQQSDSVQRLHLVQGGFGDMLSLLAAQGVDGLDGVVLDLGVSSFQIDEAERGFSFRTDGPLDMRMSLEGPSAADLVNTLPEAELADVLYEFGEERLSRRIARAIVATRADAPIETTLQLAHIIRRVVPQEKSGLDPATRSFQALRIRVNDELGQIEEGLAQAARLLRPGGRLVVVSFHSLEDRIVKRFMTGAAGRLPAPSRHDPRGLALPSAPAAFKLVANRALRPGEDECRTNPRSRSAKLRALERVVRAASENPTDPAMPSSGSSSTDFSNNPISAGAAR; encoded by the coding sequence CTGAGCCCGCAGACCGCCACCGGCGGACCGCACGCCAGCGAGCCGGGCCACAAGCCGGTGATGCTCGGCGAGGTGCTTGCGGCACTGCGTCCGGCCGACGGTGCAACGTATCTCGACGGCACATTCGGCGGCGGCGGTTACGCGCGGGCAATTCTCTCCCACGCACGCTGCACCCTGTGGGCGATCGATCGCGATCCGCAGGCGATCGCCCGTGGCGTTGCGATGGCTGCACAGTTGCAGCAGTCCGACAGCGTCCAGCGCCTGCATCTGGTCCAGGGTGGGTTCGGCGACATGCTGTCGCTGCTGGCCGCACAGGGTGTCGACGGGCTCGATGGGGTCGTGTTGGATCTCGGTGTGTCCTCGTTCCAGATCGACGAGGCCGAACGCGGCTTCAGCTTCCGCACCGACGGGCCGCTCGACATGCGCATGAGCCTCGAAGGCCCCAGTGCCGCGGACCTGGTGAACACGCTGCCGGAAGCCGAGCTTGCCGACGTGCTTTACGAGTTCGGCGAGGAGCGGCTGTCGCGCCGCATCGCGCGCGCGATCGTGGCGACCCGCGCGGATGCACCGATCGAAACCACGCTGCAGCTCGCCCACATCATCCGGCGCGTGGTGCCGCAGGAGAAATCCGGGCTCGACCCCGCCACCCGTTCGTTCCAGGCATTGCGCATCCGCGTGAACGACGAGCTTGGCCAGATCGAGGAAGGCCTGGCACAGGCGGCCCGACTGCTGCGCCCGGGCGGCCGGCTGGTGGTGGTGTCGTTCCATTCGCTGGAAGACCGCATCGTGAAGCGCTTCATGACCGGTGCCGCCGGGCGCCTGCCCGCGCCGTCGCGTCATGACCCGCGCGGTCTGGCCCTGCCGAGCGCACCGGCCGCATTCAAACTCGTCGCCAACCGGGCATTGCGTCCGGGCGAGGACGAGTGCCGCACCAACCCGCGTTCGCGAAGCGCCAAGCTGCGCGCGCTCGAACGTGTCGTTCGTGCCGCGTCGGAAAATCCGACGGATCCGGCAATGCCGAGTTCTGGTTCGTCGTCTACAGACTTTTCGAACAACCCTATATCGGCCGGAGCCGCACGATGA
- a CDS encoding DUF1329 domain-containing protein, with protein sequence MSFGPFRFLALILPVALASPSLGAHWAWAKVSSDEARQLRSTLTPFGAQKAGNADNTIPAWTGGLTRLPPGVAATDRMPDFYKDDRKILTIDGSNADGYEARLSPGTIYLLTHQDGYRIEIYPTHRPAAAPRWFYDATGANAISADARNVNWVSDAKGGIPFPIPHSGKEAIWNLNLGWRGVQTKSITSSFVVPPDGTPTLTTAVVGQRWSPYADMSYRTGAFVGYYQTELDDITGPAGRAGDVVLSWQSMDQTMVPQITWQFLPGQRRLRRARQLTYDGASVDCGAIMTVDERSLFSGPPDRYDIALVGKQEMYVPYDDNGMFLHRSGDLLGPNYLNPDDVRWELHRVWVLDLTLAAGKHHLLPHRRLYLDEDSWEALVSEDYGADGRLSRIGQAFNYMAPALPALIADTTVIYDTHKAGYCLSHGVTSDHPDERALVPATFDPGFFSPNMVAAASAR encoded by the coding sequence ATGAGCTTCGGACCCTTCCGTTTTCTGGCCCTGATACTGCCGGTTGCCCTGGCGAGCCCGAGCCTTGGCGCGCACTGGGCCTGGGCGAAGGTGTCTTCCGATGAGGCCCGGCAGCTCCGCAGCACGCTGACACCGTTCGGTGCCCAGAAGGCCGGCAACGCGGACAACACCATCCCGGCCTGGACCGGCGGTCTCACCCGACTTCCGCCGGGTGTGGCCGCGACCGACCGGATGCCGGACTTCTACAAGGACGACCGCAAGATCCTGACCATCGACGGCAGCAACGCGGACGGGTATGAGGCCCGGCTGTCGCCGGGCACGATCTACCTGCTCACGCACCAGGACGGCTACAGGATCGAGATCTACCCGACCCACCGGCCTGCCGCCGCCCCACGTTGGTTCTATGACGCGACCGGTGCGAACGCGATTTCGGCCGACGCCAGGAACGTCAACTGGGTGTCGGACGCCAAGGGCGGTATTCCGTTCCCGATCCCGCATTCCGGCAAGGAGGCGATCTGGAACCTGAACCTCGGCTGGCGCGGCGTGCAGACCAAGTCGATCACCAGTTCGTTCGTCGTGCCGCCGGACGGCACCCCCACGCTGACGACAGCCGTGGTCGGGCAGCGTTGGAGCCCGTATGCCGACATGAGCTACCGGACCGGAGCCTTCGTCGGCTACTACCAGACCGAGCTTGACGACATCACCGGACCGGCCGGGCGGGCGGGCGACGTGGTGCTGTCCTGGCAGTCGATGGACCAGACCATGGTGCCGCAGATCACCTGGCAATTCCTGCCCGGGCAGCGCCGGTTGCGCAGGGCGCGGCAACTCACCTACGACGGCGCGAGCGTGGATTGCGGGGCCATCATGACGGTCGACGAGCGGTCGCTCTTCAGTGGCCCCCCTGATCGCTACGACATCGCGTTGGTCGGCAAGCAGGAGATGTACGTCCCATACGACGATAACGGCATGTTCCTGCATCGGTCCGGAGACCTGCTCGGCCCCAACTACCTGAACCCCGATGACGTGCGCTGGGAGTTGCATCGCGTCTGGGTGCTGGACCTGACCCTGGCGGCCGGGAAACACCATCTGTTGCCGCATCGCCGGCTGTATCTCGACGAAGATAGCTGGGAAGCGCTGGTGTCGGAGGATTACGGCGCGGACGGCCGCCTATCCAGGATCGGCCAGGCCTTCAACTACATGGCGCCGGCCCTGCCGGCCCTGATTGCCGATACCACCGTCATCTACGATACGCACAAGGCGGGTTATTGCCTGTCGCACGGGGTGACGTCGGATCATCCGGACGAGCGTGCGCTGGTGCCGGCCACGTTCGACCCCGGCTTCTTCTCGCCCAACATGGTTGCCGCCGCCTCTGCCCGCTGA
- the mraZ gene encoding division/cell wall cluster transcriptional repressor MraZ — MSVFLGTHQNKLDAKGRVSIPAGFRAVLRVQAELSSPGEPLLVLRQSPKHACIEAWPMTAFLALGPTLNRLDMFSDDQEDLALSLYGDAYTVDADKEGRIVLPQPLTTHAGLTDSVAFMGLGRHFQIWEPEAAERRRAEARTKARSVTLPAGNDTVRGAVS, encoded by the coding sequence GTGAGTGTGTTCCTTGGCACGCACCAGAACAAACTGGATGCCAAAGGGCGGGTCTCTATCCCTGCCGGCTTCCGTGCGGTTTTGCGCGTCCAGGCGGAGCTATCCAGCCCGGGCGAGCCACTCCTGGTCCTGCGCCAGTCCCCGAAACACGCCTGCATCGAAGCCTGGCCGATGACCGCCTTCCTGGCGCTTGGCCCAACCCTGAACCGGCTCGATATGTTCAGCGACGATCAGGAAGATCTGGCACTCTCGCTCTACGGCGATGCCTATACGGTCGATGCGGACAAGGAAGGCCGCATCGTTCTCCCCCAGCCGCTGACCACGCATGCGGGCTTGACCGATTCGGTCGCCTTCATGGGGCTCGGCCGTCATTTCCAGATCTGGGAACCGGAAGCTGCCGAGCGCCGTCGCGCAGAAGCGCGAACCAAAGCCCGCAGCGTGACGCTGCCGGCCGGCAACGACACCGTTCGCGGAGCCGTCTCCTGA
- the ftsL gene encoding cell division protein FtsL, with protein sequence MIRPFTCVCALLAGASGLYLYSEKHRTTLLDQQISKIVADTQATRERTAMLRAEWELLNQPDRLGTLATRFLPQLQPMAPTQFVQLASLDKRLPPPGPETPPHPILTPETAPNLVGQSPATTPAPNSLAPAPDTAAMAIAQADAHKTSQKPAPHRQTELADGGNTQDVVAKAAVRRVAAHAVVRPQPAHVDVARLEATRAEAVRRAWSARASGQAVASEVAYHPSAPARYASYTQHAPAGATAPAVSTASSYVRPPTIAAAAWRPARATWPAPQPASYNGSSLGSSHGTLAAPVPLSDGN encoded by the coding sequence ATGATCCGCCCTTTCACCTGCGTCTGCGCCCTGCTCGCCGGTGCGTCCGGTCTGTATCTCTATTCCGAGAAGCACCGCACCACGCTGCTCGACCAGCAGATCTCGAAAATCGTTGCCGATACGCAGGCGACACGCGAGCGGACCGCGATGCTGCGCGCCGAATGGGAACTGCTGAACCAGCCGGACCGGCTCGGCACGTTGGCGACGCGCTTCCTTCCGCAACTCCAGCCGATGGCGCCGACCCAGTTCGTCCAGCTCGCCTCGCTCGACAAGCGGCTGCCGCCCCCCGGGCCGGAGACGCCGCCGCATCCGATCCTCACCCCGGAGACCGCGCCTAATCTGGTCGGCCAGTCCCCTGCCACAACCCCGGCGCCGAACAGCCTGGCCCCGGCACCCGATACCGCAGCGATGGCGATCGCCCAGGCCGACGCGCACAAGACTTCGCAGAAGCCGGCACCGCATCGCCAGACCGAGCTGGCCGATGGCGGCAACACCCAGGATGTGGTCGCGAAGGCGGCGGTGCGCCGGGTGGCGGCCCACGCCGTCGTCCGGCCGCAGCCTGCGCATGTCGATGTCGCCCGTCTCGAGGCGACACGCGCCGAGGCGGTGCGGCGCGCCTGGAGTGCGCGCGCCAGCGGTCAGGCAGTCGCCTCCGAGGTGGCGTACCACCCGAGCGCCCCGGCGCGTTATGCCTCCTATACTCAGCACGCGCCGGCCGGCGCGACGGCACCCGCAGTGTCTACGGCCAGCTCCTATGTCCGGCCGCCGACTATCGCCGCGGCAGCATGGCGTCCAGCACGGGCGACATGGCCGGCGCCGCAGCCAGCCAGCTATAACGGGTCGTCGCTCGGGTCCTCGCACGGCACGCTGGCCGCACCCGTACCTCTGTCCGACGGCAACTGA
- a CDS encoding FAD binding domain-containing protein encodes MDLNTIQTVLRPSGRDELPVHAAGDAFLAGGTWLFSEPQRDLTRLVDLQALGWPAIVMARETLSIGATCTLEQLERFANEAGWPGSALVRECCRALWGSFKIWNAATVGGNLCLALPAAPMAALLGALDGNCVVWRADGRTGSVAAPDFIRAPQVNCLQPGDMLRQIDIPTARLHDRYAVRQASLTVEGRSAALLVGRADGNGMVLTVTASVPRPLRLTFETMPDRASLALEIDDAASTDGWYHDVHGAPDWRRHMTLRLADEIRRELSA; translated from the coding sequence ATGGACCTGAACACGATCCAAACCGTGCTGCGGCCGTCCGGGCGCGACGAGCTGCCGGTTCACGCAGCCGGCGATGCCTTCCTGGCAGGCGGCACATGGCTGTTCTCCGAACCGCAACGGGACCTGACCCGCCTGGTCGATCTGCAGGCGCTTGGCTGGCCGGCCATCGTCATGGCCCGCGAGACCCTGTCGATCGGAGCCACCTGCACCCTCGAGCAGCTCGAGCGTTTCGCCAACGAGGCCGGCTGGCCGGGATCGGCGCTGGTGCGGGAGTGTTGCCGCGCGCTGTGGGGGTCGTTCAAGATCTGGAACGCGGCCACGGTCGGCGGAAACCTCTGTCTAGCCCTGCCCGCGGCCCCGATGGCGGCGCTGCTCGGGGCGCTGGACGGCAATTGCGTGGTCTGGAGAGCGGACGGCCGCACCGGGAGCGTCGCCGCGCCCGACTTCATCCGGGCGCCTCAGGTGAACTGCTTGCAGCCCGGCGACATGCTCCGGCAGATCGACATACCGACGGCCCGGCTGCATGACCGATACGCGGTCCGCCAGGCATCGTTGACGGTGGAAGGCCGGTCTGCCGCGCTGCTCGTCGGCCGCGCTGACGGCAACGGGATGGTGCTGACGGTGACCGCCTCGGTGCCGCGACCGCTGCGCCTGACATTCGAGACCATGCCGGACCGGGCGTCGCTCGCACTCGAGATCGACGATGCCGCCAGCACCGACGGCTGGTATCACGACGTGCATGGCGCTCCCGACTGGAGACGGCACATGACGCTGCGCCTCGCAGACGAGATCAGGCGCGAGCTGTCCGCATGA
- a CDS encoding glutathione binding-like protein yields the protein MIDLYYWTTPNGHKVTLFLEETSLPYRIVPINIGKGEQFKPEFLAVAPNNRIPAIVDHEPADGGAPISIFESGAILLYLAEKTGQFIPDTARGRVELLQWLFWQMGGLGPMAGQNHHFRNYAPEKIPYAIDRYVNETNRLYGVLDKRLADRPFIVGEEYSIADMASYPWILPDAQGQDMEQFPNLKRWHATIKARPATVRAYDIIQSINANPGIRTEEERRILFGQKAAPKAGKS from the coding sequence ATGATCGACCTGTATTACTGGACCACGCCGAACGGTCACAAGGTGACGCTCTTCCTTGAGGAGACCTCGCTCCCCTATCGGATCGTGCCGATCAATATCGGCAAGGGCGAGCAGTTCAAGCCGGAGTTCCTGGCGGTCGCGCCCAATAATCGCATTCCGGCGATCGTCGATCATGAGCCTGCGGATGGCGGCGCGCCGATCTCGATTTTCGAGTCCGGGGCGATCCTGCTCTACCTGGCAGAGAAGACCGGGCAGTTCATCCCGGATACCGCACGCGGTCGCGTCGAGCTGCTGCAATGGTTGTTCTGGCAGATGGGCGGACTCGGGCCGATGGCCGGTCAGAACCATCATTTCCGCAACTATGCGCCTGAGAAGATTCCATACGCGATCGATCGCTACGTCAACGAGACCAATCGCCTTTACGGCGTGCTGGACAAGCGTCTCGCCGATCGCCCGTTCATCGTTGGCGAAGAGTATTCGATCGCCGACATGGCGAGCTACCCGTGGATCCTTCCCGACGCGCAGGGCCAGGACATGGAGCAGTTCCCGAACCTGAAGCGCTGGCATGCCACGATCAAGGCGCGGCCCGCGACGGTCCGTGCCTACGACATCATCCAGTCCATCAACGCGAACCCCGGCATACGCACCGAGGAGGAGCGCCGTATCCTGTTCGGCCAGAAGGCCGCGCCGAAGGCAGGTAAGTCGTGA